In Deltaproteobacteria bacterium, a genomic segment contains:
- a CDS encoding DedA family protein, with amino-acid sequence MDSFTTLIDIILHMDRHLHELIGQFGPWTYAILFLIVFCETGLVVTPLLPGDSLLFAAGTLAGIGLLQMEYLVFLLPLAAFLGDNCNYFVGNYIGPVAFSGRYRFLRQEYMEKTRLFYKRHGGKTVIIARFLPVIRTFAPFVAGVGAMRYGKFIGFSLAGSILWMSVFLVGGYLFGNISAVKENFSLVVITIILLSVTPGVIEFTRSAMKRHKAIEGP; translated from the coding sequence ATAGGCCAGTTCGGGCCGTGGACCTATGCGATCCTCTTCCTGATAGTCTTTTGCGAGACCGGGCTTGTGGTGACCCCGCTTCTCCCAGGCGATTCCCTCCTCTTTGCCGCCGGCACCCTGGCAGGGATCGGCCTGCTCCAGATGGAATACCTCGTTTTTCTCCTCCCCCTTGCTGCCTTTCTCGGGGATAACTGCAACTACTTCGTGGGAAATTACATCGGGCCTGTGGCGTTTTCCGGCAGGTATCGCTTTTTAAGGCAGGAATACATGGAAAAGACCCGCCTCTTTTACAAGAGACATGGTGGAAAGACCGTCATCATCGCGCGATTTCTGCCCGTCATCCGCACATTTGCCCCTTTTGTGGCTGGCGTTGGTGCCATGAGATACGGAAAGTTCATAGGCTTCAGCCTTGCTGGAAGCATCCTTTGGATGTCCGTCTTTCTCGTGGGGGGCTATCTCTTCGGGAACATTTCCGCAGTCAAGGAAAATTTCTCCCTGGTTGTCATCACCATCATCCTCCTTTCCGTAACACCTGGCGTGATCGAGTTCACACGCTCAGCGATGAAAAGGCACAAGGCGATCGAAGGTCCCTGA